A stretch of the Ostrea edulis chromosome 9, xbOstEdul1.1, whole genome shotgun sequence genome encodes the following:
- the LOC125658634 gene encoding LOW QUALITY PROTEIN: uncharacterized protein LOC125658634 (The sequence of the model RefSeq protein was modified relative to this genomic sequence to represent the inferred CDS: inserted 3 bases in 3 codons), with the protein MMTSQPNPFLVWPKDGNLYRYNDTTGKSPLPYNLVQNVITADGYGSRLVLLINXKFPGPLIEAYENQNMIIHVRNLMHTDSTTVHWHGQHQKHTTHNDGVAFVTQCPIPPGQTYTYKFTAYPHGSFFYHAHIGDQRSMGLDEGFVIYPRENLSQPQXGFALLLQDWNHSDDPEAIYQRMLNGIYDLTTHMKINTTQAVDGANFSRFHFHSGIFNGKGRFYNTENFNNGAPLDIFQVEPNKFYRFRIISAATLYPFRVFVEGHPELIIKASDGYEIRGGYENESRELKVESFIIHPGERYDFILKTDKRPATYLLVAESIEVIPKDLNEYRAAEAVIQYKNAAFVYPNKAIPNPCSKEKPCTTFNCPYLYYPTESNRTCITYDNVYGNETSSVFEEVDNVDDTLFFNFAFPGEPGNTPGSINGHQFEVPEYPIISEKKLTSECDASLCNADSIYTCTYTVDLVQNKVYQFVLINIGDGRGWSHPVHLHGHXFYVLKMGFGVYNNITAKFMTETDDVKCFGTKNYCNSASWKNDTWIKDASSIPGLNTKFPPKKDTVIVPTGGYVVIRFKTDNPGAWFFHCHIDLHNTNGMGMVLLEAKDNYPAKPENFQSCWDVVNKNAKSKDWDFNNVSGIIFGILVLSACINAILVYKLRKRKSTYETI; encoded by the exons ATGATGACTTCGCAACCCAATCCGTTTTTAGTTTGGCCTAAAGATGGGAATCTGTATCGATATAATGACACAACAGGTAAAAGTCCACTGCCTTATAACTTAGTTCAAAATGTGATCACTGCCGATGGTtatggatcacgtctcgttctTCTTATCA GGAAATTCCCAGGCCCTTTGATTGAGGCATACGAGAATCAAAACATGATCATACATGTCCGCAACCTGATGCACACAGATTCAACGACTGTACACTGGCACGGTCAACATCAAAAACATACAACACATAACGACGGTGTGGCATTCGTTACACAGTGTCCAATACCACCAGGCCAAACCTATACATATAAATTTACTGCGTATCCACATGGCTCTTTCTTTTATCACGCgcatattggagatcaaagaaGTATGGGGTTGGATGAAGGTTTTGTTATCTATCCACGAGAAAATCTATCTCAACCTC AAGGCTTTGCTCTTCTTCTCCAGGATTGGAATCATAGTGACGACCCAGAGGCAATATACCAACGTATGTTGAACGGCATTTACGATCTCACAACTCATATGAAGATAAATACCACACAAGCAGTGGATGGTGCGAATTTCAGTcgatttcattttcattcaggAATTTTCAATGGCAAAGGTCGTTTTTAtaacactgaaaattttaacaatGGCGCCCCTTTGGACATTTTTCAGGTAGAACCAAACAAATTTTACCGCTTTCGAATAATTAGTGCAGCTACCCTGTATCCCTTCCGGGTTTTTGTTGAAGGTCATCCAGAGTTGATCATAAAAGCCTCGGATGGATATGAAATCCGAGGAGGATATGAAAATGAATCGAGAGAATTAAAAGTtgagtccttcataattcatccAGGGGAGCGAtatgattttatattaaaaacAGATAAAAGGCCCGCAACCTACTTATTGGTTGCAGAAAGCATTGAAGTAATCCCAAAAGATCTTAATGAATATCGTGCTGCAGAAGCTGTCATTCAATACAAAAATGCGGCATTCGTATATCCAAATAAGGCTATCCCCAATCCATGTTCGAAGGAAAAACCATGTACAACATTCAATTGCCCATATTTGTACTATCCTACAGAATCAAACAGAACATGTATCACGTATGACAATGTGTACGGGAATGAAACATCGTCAGTTTTTGAAGAGGTTGATAACGTTGATGACACACTGTTTTTCAATTTTGCTTTTCCCGGAGAACCGGGAAATACACCTGGTTCTATCAATGGACATCAATTTGAAGTACCAGAGTATCCTATTATTTCAGAAAAGAAATTAACCTCAGAATGTGACGCGTCCCTTTGTAATGCTGATTCTATCTACACCTGTACGTATACCGTAGACCTTGTCCAAAATAAAGTTTACCAATTTGTCCTGATAAATATTGGCGATGGTCGTGGTTGGTCTCACCCAGTTCATCTTCATGGAC ATTTCTACGTATTAAAGATGGGGTTTGGTGTTTATAATAACATCACAGCAAAATTCATGACGGAAACTGACGATGTTAAATGTTTTGGTACAAAAAACTATTGCAATTCTGCTTCCTGGAAAAATGATACCTGGATCAAAGATGCGTCATCAATACCAGGATTGAATACAAAATTTCCACCGAAAAAAGACACAGTTATAGTCCCAACGGGTGGATACGTTGTTATTCGGTTTAAGACTGACAATCCAGGGGCTTGGTTCTTTCACTGCCATATTGATCTTCACAACACTAATGGAATGGGCATGGTTCTACTGGAAGCCAAAGACAATTACCCAGCCAAACCGGAAAATTTCCAGTCCTGTTGGGATGTTGTCAACAAAAATGCCAAGTCGAAAG ATTGGGACTTTAATAACGTGAGTGGCATAATATTTGGTATCCTTGTTCTGAGCGCCTGTATTAACGCTATACTGGTATACAAGTTGCGTAAACGTAAATCTACTTATGAAACAATTTAG